The Opitutales bacterium ASA1 genome window below encodes:
- a CDS encoding carboxy terminal-processing peptidase — MQASLAAAGSVAGFNTLPLEHRRGIQQEVRTIIGLLESHHYRNRPFVQTPTSALIDSYLGTLDGQRMFFLRGDVAFVQRRFGRNLMSSYLLSGDIHPAFEIVDLFRERFEARMDWVSERLGRPLDVNRRDTWRDDRSQADWPNDESEADALWERKLTDELIEGLLVDSDVAWATACLRERYEQRRRRFASIDAEVVQELFLASVLSVHDPHSGYDSVQSLLDRGMETTGSAAGVGIELVRSEGAVVIEALVPGGAAEASGEVSAGDRIVALVDDDGAPVEAAGLSLREIVRRIRGEPGTTVRFLSVVRDGETPREIALVRATIEPAEQHVSALLYEVPDGEATRRVGAIRLPVFYGGSDGPGSARGAGAGVRASLEELLRRGAEAIVLDLRDNPGGLTTEAALVAGLFLDRGPVMFTRGSDGKTRRVEDEVPGALHRGPLVVLTSARSASASEVVAGALQAYRRAVVSGDAATFGKGTAQAVVDLDAVKSPAAASAAHVRGGLRLTSQRFYLPDGRSPQIDGVLADIVLPSSGSRELRRERDLPRAFPNSTIDVPEFAQFAAVAMDGIAPVTDARLQELTRRSESRVAQSAEFAGVREARRWWEERRSASERILQLDTRRAERSATTTEMGMLRDEGRRTMSETGLRATHVSVAPETAKSEAHGWRAGVYRRAATDTAASVELRAGDVDPNLFLGHADALANAFARASGVKLEASMLRRLVFEGRRFEGEFEPGIERRLAVVLGMGASDERMKTGLSALFEELVELEPELVDPAVRFDPGLREAVRIAADWLQLGESQPPPETASAIATGEVPPNP; from the coding sequence ATGCAGGCATCACTGGCGGCAGCGGGATCGGTCGCCGGATTCAACACGCTGCCGCTCGAGCATCGACGCGGCATCCAGCAGGAGGTGCGCACCATCATCGGCTTGTTGGAGAGCCATCACTACCGCAACCGACCGTTCGTGCAGACGCCGACTTCGGCGTTGATCGACTCGTACCTCGGTACGCTCGACGGACAACGGATGTTCTTTTTGCGCGGAGACGTGGCGTTCGTGCAGCGCAGATTCGGTCGCAATCTCATGTCGTCGTATTTGCTTTCCGGAGACATTCATCCGGCGTTCGAGATCGTCGATCTGTTCCGAGAACGTTTCGAAGCGCGGATGGATTGGGTGTCGGAGCGGCTCGGCCGACCCCTCGACGTGAATCGACGCGATACGTGGCGCGACGATCGATCGCAGGCGGATTGGCCGAACGACGAGTCCGAAGCCGATGCGCTGTGGGAACGGAAACTGACGGACGAATTGATCGAGGGTCTGCTCGTGGACTCGGACGTCGCGTGGGCGACGGCGTGTCTGCGCGAGCGTTACGAGCAACGTCGTCGGCGGTTCGCGTCGATCGACGCGGAGGTCGTGCAGGAACTCTTTCTCGCGAGCGTGTTGTCGGTGCACGACCCCCACAGCGGCTACGACTCGGTGCAATCGCTCCTCGATCGTGGCATGGAAACGACCGGGTCTGCGGCGGGAGTCGGGATCGAACTCGTGCGGTCGGAGGGCGCAGTGGTGATCGAGGCTCTCGTGCCTGGAGGTGCCGCCGAAGCAAGCGGCGAGGTGTCCGCGGGCGATCGGATCGTGGCTCTGGTCGACGACGACGGAGCGCCAGTGGAGGCGGCCGGGCTGTCCTTGCGCGAGATCGTGCGCAGGATTCGCGGCGAGCCGGGAACGACGGTGCGATTTCTCTCGGTCGTACGCGACGGCGAGACACCGCGCGAGATCGCGCTCGTACGAGCGACGATCGAGCCGGCCGAACAGCACGTGTCGGCGCTCCTCTACGAGGTGCCTGACGGCGAGGCGACTCGTCGCGTGGGTGCAATCCGGTTGCCGGTGTTTTACGGTGGGTCCGACGGCCCCGGTTCCGCGCGCGGTGCCGGAGCAGGGGTGCGCGCGTCGCTGGAAGAACTCCTCCGGCGCGGCGCGGAAGCGATCGTGCTCGATCTGCGAGACAACCCGGGAGGATTGACGACCGAGGCTGCGCTCGTGGCCGGATTGTTTCTCGATCGCGGCCCGGTGATGTTCACGCGTGGCTCCGACGGAAAGACTCGGCGCGTCGAGGACGAGGTACCGGGGGCACTTCACCGTGGGCCGCTGGTGGTGTTGACGAGTGCTCGGAGCGCATCGGCAAGCGAGGTCGTCGCCGGGGCTTTGCAGGCGTATCGGCGTGCGGTGGTATCGGGGGATGCCGCGACTTTCGGCAAAGGCACGGCGCAGGCCGTCGTGGATCTCGACGCGGTGAAGTCGCCCGCTGCTGCGAGTGCTGCACACGTGCGGGGCGGCTTGCGACTCACGAGCCAGCGTTTCTATCTGCCCGACGGCCGTTCGCCGCAGATCGACGGTGTGCTTGCCGACATCGTGTTGCCATCGTCGGGTTCGCGGGAACTCAGGCGTGAACGCGACCTTCCGAGAGCATTTCCCAACAGCACGATCGACGTTCCGGAGTTCGCGCAGTTCGCGGCAGTCGCGATGGACGGTATCGCGCCCGTCACGGACGCGCGCCTGCAGGAGCTGACGCGACGCAGCGAGTCGCGGGTCGCGCAGTCGGCGGAGTTCGCGGGTGTGCGCGAGGCCCGTCGGTGGTGGGAGGAGCGACGATCCGCGTCCGAGCGTATTCTTCAGCTGGATACGCGGCGCGCGGAACGAAGCGCTACGACGACCGAGATGGGCATGCTGCGCGACGAAGGCCGACGGACGATGTCGGAAACCGGCTTGCGAGCGACACACGTATCAGTCGCACCGGAGACGGCGAAGTCGGAGGCGCACGGTTGGCGGGCGGGCGTGTATCGGCGAGCGGCTACCGACACCGCGGCGAGCGTGGAACTCCGCGCAGGGGACGTGGATCCGAACCTGTTTCTCGGGCACGCGGACGCGCTGGCGAACGCGTTCGCGCGAGCCTCCGGAGTGAAGCTGGAGGCGAGTATGTTGCGTCGCCTCGTCTTCGAAGGGCGGAGGTTCGAGGGAGAGTTCGAGCCCGGCATTGAAAGGCGTCTCGCGGTCGTGCTCGGAATGGGCGCGAGCGACGAACGCATGAAAACGGGACTGTCCGCGCTCTTCGAGGAACTCGTCGAACTCGAGCCGGAGTTGGTCGACCCCGCCGTACGTTTCGATCCGGGCTTGCGCGAAGCGGTCCGTATCGCGGCGGACTGGTTACAACTCGGCGAATCACAGCCCCCGCCCGAGACCGCCTCCGCGATCGCCACCGGCGAAGTACCACCGAATCCATGA
- the treZ gene encoding malto-oligosyltrehalose trehalohydrolase: MRFEVWAPLADDVRLELDDGTYPMARDARGSWRVERPAVSGETRYRFSVNGGQGVPDPRSRWQPDGVHGASCVWDTSLFRDRKRAAFPETPLREVVVYETHVGTFTPEGTYAAMHRRLAYLRDLGVTHLELMPLSTFPGERGWGYDGVFSYAPHPAYGTPEELFALVEACHELGLGVLLDVVYNHFGPDGNYLGHFGPYFTSHWNTPWGDAINFDGPGSDFVRAYVIDNALMWIRDYGFDGLRLDAVQMLIDSRATHVLEELTTQVDAYARETGRQILITGESDKNNPRYVLPSSKGGYGLQAHWADEVHHTLHAFFTGERDGYFADFGALADVARALQEGYVFQGQYSAYRDRGHGRPPTGVRPEQMIVCAQNHDQIGNRAVGDRSGARLPVERLRAIAALVLLSPFTPMLFQGEEWAAKTPFLYFTDHRDPELAQQVTDGRRREFAHFRFHEFEVPDPQARETFVRSKLDWDEHTREPHAAMLEWHRDLLRLRREYLTRHAVDHEVRFDEQRRWLTMRVGRVLTVTNLSEHPQEVPVGESLHEVLTSTRSDAATNHVLPPWTVDVWRC, encoded by the coding sequence ATGAGGTTCGAGGTTTGGGCGCCGCTCGCCGACGACGTCCGCTTGGAGCTGGACGACGGCACCTACCCGATGGCGCGCGACGCGCGTGGATCGTGGCGTGTGGAGCGGCCAGCGGTGTCCGGCGAGACGCGTTACCGATTCTCGGTGAACGGCGGGCAAGGTGTGCCGGATCCGCGCTCGCGTTGGCAGCCGGACGGCGTGCACGGTGCGTCCTGCGTGTGGGACACCAGTTTGTTTCGCGACAGAAAGCGGGCGGCGTTTCCGGAGACGCCGTTGCGCGAGGTCGTCGTCTACGAAACACACGTGGGGACCTTCACGCCGGAGGGCACGTACGCGGCGATGCATCGGCGACTCGCCTACTTGCGCGACCTCGGCGTCACACACCTCGAGTTGATGCCGCTCTCGACCTTCCCGGGCGAGCGCGGCTGGGGTTACGACGGAGTCTTTTCGTACGCGCCGCATCCGGCCTACGGCACACCGGAGGAGTTGTTCGCGCTCGTCGAAGCCTGTCACGAGCTCGGGCTCGGTGTGTTGCTCGACGTGGTCTACAATCACTTCGGCCCCGACGGAAACTACCTCGGGCACTTCGGGCCGTACTTCACCAGCCACTGGAACACGCCGTGGGGCGACGCGATCAACTTCGACGGACCGGGAAGCGACTTCGTCCGCGCCTACGTGATCGACAACGCGCTGATGTGGATCCGCGACTACGGCTTCGACGGTCTGCGTCTGGACGCGGTGCAGATGCTGATCGACAGTCGCGCGACGCACGTGCTCGAGGAGTTGACTACGCAAGTGGACGCCTACGCCCGAGAGACGGGCCGCCAGATCCTGATCACGGGCGAGAGCGACAAGAACAACCCGCGTTACGTCCTGCCGTCGTCGAAAGGTGGATACGGACTGCAGGCGCACTGGGCGGACGAGGTCCACCACACCCTCCATGCCTTCTTCACGGGCGAGCGCGACGGCTACTTCGCCGACTTCGGTGCGTTGGCGGACGTGGCCCGGGCGTTGCAGGAGGGCTACGTCTTCCAAGGCCAATACTCGGCGTATCGAGATCGTGGACACGGACGGCCGCCGACGGGCGTTCGGCCGGAGCAGATGATCGTGTGCGCGCAGAATCACGACCAGATCGGCAACCGCGCCGTCGGCGACCGCTCGGGCGCGAGGTTACCGGTCGAGCGTTTGCGCGCGATCGCGGCGCTGGTGTTGCTCTCGCCGTTCACGCCCATGCTCTTCCAAGGCGAAGAGTGGGCGGCGAAGACGCCGTTTCTCTACTTCACCGATCACCGTGATCCGGAGTTGGCGCAGCAAGTGACCGACGGTCGCCGACGCGAATTCGCCCACTTCAGATTTCACGAGTTCGAGGTGCCGGATCCGCAGGCGCGCGAGACCTTCGTGCGGTCGAAACTCGATTGGGACGAGCACACGCGGGAGCCGCACGCCGCCATGCTCGAGTGGCACCGTGACTTGCTCCGTCTGCGGCGCGAATACCTCACGCGCCACGCGGTCGATCACGAAGTGAGGTTCGACGAGCAACGGCGTTGGCTCACGATGCGCGTCGGTCGGGTGCTGACCGTGACCAACCTCTCGGAACACCCGCAGGAGGTGCCTGTTGGGGAAAGCCTGCACGAGGTGCTGACGAGCACGCGAAGCGACGCTGCGACGAATCACGTGCTCCCTCCTTGGACGGTGGACGTGTGGCGCTGCTGA